The sequence below is a genomic window from Mycobacterium heidelbergense.
CATTGATCAGCCGAACGACGGTCGGCCGACTTACGCCGAGAAGATCGGCTGCCTGCTGCGTGGTCAAGGTCATGGTTTGCGGCGCAATGGTCACGGCCTTGCCGGCATGAAGCGCCGCAACCACCTTTGTCAGGGCACGATGGATGTCTTCGGGCAGCTCGATGCGATCATGCTCGTCGACGCCGACAAGCGCATAGCTCGGCGAGGCCACCTCGCCGCGACGTCGTTCATGGGCAGCCAAAAAGCCGAGGACCGGAGCAAGCTCCTCCGGATGATCTGGCACAAAGGTCGTGGTCTCGACGACTTCGGCACTCATCACCAAACCCTTTATTCGAACGAATCGAAGCTATTTTCGTAACATTCGAATAATACCTCGTATCTCAGGTTTGGTCCACTGGCCACCCCATCGATCGAGACATATTGCGCGGCCGGCATGACCGCACCGCCGGCCGCGGTCACGATGCGCGCCCTTGGCGTTGTGAGTCGATCCCGGACGTCGGGGCCGCGGCGGGGCCGGCGGCCATGGCCTTGAACAGCATCCGCCCGAACATCGCCGTCATCACTGACCGTGGCAAGAGGTGGCACAGCACGTCGGCCATGCGGTTCATCGCGCCCGGAATGACCAGCGACCTTCGCCCCAACTTCTTCAGCGCGGTACGCACCACCGCCGTGCTGGTCATCATCGGCATGGGCAGCGCACCAAAGTCGATGCCTTCGGTCTCCCGCAGGCCCTCGGTGTCGGTCGGGCCCGGCGCCAACGTCAGCACATCGACCCCGGACGATTTGAGCTCGTAGTGCAGCGCCCGACCCAAGGACGACACATAGGCCTTTGTCGCGGCGTAGTTGGCCGAAAACGGCACCGCTGCGTGACCCACGGTCGAGGCCACCAGGATCAATCCACCGCGCCCGCGGGTCGCCATCATCGCGCCGTAACGGTGGGCCAGTTGCATCAACGCCAGAACGTTGAGCTGAACCGACTGTGACTCGGCGGCGTAGTCGTTATCGACGAACCGGCCGGCCACCATGGTCCCGGCCGCGGCGACGACCAGGCCGACATCCAGGGCGCGGGTGCGGGCCACCAGCTCATCGACGGCTCCCGGCGCGGCCAGATCCAACGGGATCGCCAGCACCTGCCGCTGGGAGCCCAGGTGGTTTGCGAGGGCATCGAGGCGATCCCGGCGACGAGCGACCAGCACCAAGTTGAAGCCGGCGTCGGCGAGTTGAGCCGCGAATTCGGCGCCGAGACCTGATGAGGCGCCGGTGATCACGGCGAATTGACCGTACTTGGCGGGGGTCGTGGTCATGGCTGGGTCCCTTCCGCGGGGCTTGAGCTCCCGCATATTGATCGGATCACGAGTATGATAAAGATTAAGTAGTCCGATTAATTCCCGCCTAGGTTTCGCCGGCCGCTGTACGCGGCGCATGCCGTGTCCGACGACCCGCCTACTGGAAGGCGGCACCAAGGGCCAACGCAGCATCACCCGGCTGACCCCAGACCGGTTGAGCCCGAAGAGTTCTCAATCGACATGAGGCACCCAAACCGTCGCAACCTGGGGTGCTAGAACATCCAGCGGGTAGTGTCAACACACTATGGGTCCGGTGAATTCTAGGTCGACGACGCGCAAGCCCTATCAATCGCGGCTTCGCGCCCAACAGGCAGCGGCAACCCGCCAGCTGGTACTCGACGCCGCGACACGATTGTTCATCGAGCACGGATACGCCGCTACGTCCATCGACGCCATCGCTGACGCCGCCGGGGTGGGCCGCTCCACGGTGTTTGCCGCCGCGGGCGGCAAACCCTGGCTGCTTAAGACGGCCTACGACCGCGCCATCGTCGGCGATGACGAGCCAGTCCCACTGCGAGAACGGCCCCAAGTCCGCCGACTGTTCGAGCTGACCGACCCTGCGCGCATCGTCGACGGTTACACGCGGATCCTCGCCGAGGGCGCACAACGCGTCTCGGCGATCTATCAGGTGGTGGCCTCAGCCGCCGGCTGCGACCCGGAGGTGCATCAGCTATGGGTCACGCTCAGCGATGAACGCTTCGTCGGCGCGGGTCAGATCGCCGACCTCATCGCCAAACGAGGCGGGTTACGCCGAGGACTGTCACGTTCCGCCGCCCGCGACATCGTTTGGGTGTACAACGATCCCGGCTTACACCACGCCCTTGTCGTCTCCCGCGGCTGGGCACTAAAACGCTACCGCGACTGGATCGCTGATTCGCTGCGCCACAACCTTTTAGGCTGACCGCACCTCGGGACGTCGGTCACCGCCAAGCCGGGTGACCAACCGCCAACTCGGTCAAAAGTATCACGGTTTCGTTATACTTTGCCATGGCAACCAAGCCGCCGGTGTGTGGCGATTTAGGCTGCGAAGGCCCAATCAATGGAAGAGGCGGGCGATTTCGATGTAGATCGGAATGCCGATGGTGACGTTGTACGAAAACGTCAGCCCCAGGGATGCGGCTAGCGGCAGCGTCGGACTGGCCTCGGGGATCGCCAGCCGCTGCACCGCTGGGACGGCGATGTAGGACGCCGCGGCGCACAGTACCGCGAACAGGATGTAGGTTCCCGGCTTGAACTCGGTGTGGGTGAGGTGCGCGTAGCCGTGGGCGGCGCTGATCCCAAGCGCGGCAAAGAGGTTCGGCGCCAGCAGACCGAAGATGGTGAAGCGGGCTCCGGCCGCGCGGAGGTCTCTCAACTTGCGGGAGGCCGTTATGCCCATCTCGAGCAGGAACAAGCAGAGCGTATCGAGTCTGGTCGAGGTGAGGGCCGCGCCGCCAAATCGCTTGACGGCGCATGGCCGGCCAACGGCCAAGTTCGATAGCTAGACACAACACATATGCAATGGTTTCTACAATATTTTGTATCCTCATGCAATGATTTCTGAGAGGGTTGTTGTGATTGGACGTCGTCAGGCCTGCGAAGCCGACGCGGTGTGCGCCCGGCCGGGCATGGGTCGGAATGACGTAGGGGCGTTCGGCCCTACCCGGCGGCCGGTGTGAGTGTGAGATTCGAACGCGATACCTCCGGGCGTTCCGCGTAACCGCTCGGTGGTCATTGCCGTACTCGACGTGGAAGGCGGGCGATGGACGCCACCGACAAGGTGACCGAGCTGCCGTTGTCACAGTTACTGGCCGAATTGGACAGTTCCGCAGCGGGTTTGACGGCCGCTGAGGCGGTGCAGCGGCTGCAGCGTTACGGCCCCAACGAGATCGCCGAGCACCACCGCAATCCGGTGGTGGAGTTTCTGGGATATTTCTGGGCGCCGATCCCGTGGATGATCGAGGTCGCATTGGCGTTGTCGGTGGCCGCCCGGCACTGGACCGACGCGATCATCATCGGGGTGCTGTTGGCGATGAACGGGCTGGTGGCCTATTTCGAGGAACACCAGGCGGCCAACGCGATCGCCGCGCTCAAGCAGAGACTGGCGTCGGCGGCACGGGTGTTGCGCGACGGCGCCTGGGTGACGGTGGCGGTGCGCGAGCTGGTGCCCGGCGACGTGGTGCGGGTGCGCCTCGGTGATGTGATGCCCGCCGATCTGCGGGTGCTCGACGACGTCACGCTCGAGGTGGATCAGTCGGCGATGACCGGCGAATCGCTGGCGGTGAGCCGCGGGCAGGGCCAGAGCCTGTATTCCGGGTCGGTGCTGGTGCGCGGGGAGGCCGACGCGCTGGTGTCTGCCACCGGGGCGTCGTCGTATATGGGGAAGACCACCGCGCTGGTGGAAAGCGCGGGAACGGTCAGCCACTTTCAGCGCGCGGTGCTACGCATCGCCAACTACCTGATCGTGATCGCGGTCGCGTTGGTGACGTTGACGGTCGCGGTCTCGCTGGTGCGGGGCAATCCGGCGCTGCAGACCCTCGAGTTCGCGCTGGTGGTCACGATCGCCTCCATCCCGGTGGCGTTGCCGGCGGTGCTGTCCGTGACCATGGCCGTGGGGGCGCGCCAGCTGGCGCACCAAGAGGCCGTGGTCAGCCACCTGCCCGCGGTGGAGGAACTCGGCGGCATCGACCTGTTGTGCTCGGACAAGACCGGCACCCTGACCCAGAACCGCCTCGCGGTCGCCGCCCGCTGGACCGCCCAGGGCGTCTCCGACGACGAGCTGCTCGCAGTCGCAGCGTTGGCCTCGCGCGCCGAGGACAACGACCTCATCGATCTGGCGGTGCTGGCCGCCGCGAACCAACGACCGGCCGCGCAGGTGGACCAGTTCACCCCGTTCGACCCGGTCAGCAAGCGCACCGAGGCGCTGGTGCGCGACTCCGACGGTCACACGTTTCGGGTCAGCAAGGGCGCGCCGCAGGTCATCGCCGCCCTGTGCGACGGCGACGGCGCCGCCGCCCAGGTCGATGGCGTGGTCGAACGGTTCGCCACCCACGGGCACCGATCCCTGGGCGTGGCGAGATCGGACGGCGACGGCTCGTGGCGGCTGATGGGCGTGCTGGGGTTGGCCGATCCGCCCCGCGACGATTCCGCGGCGACCATCTCCGCCGCAAAGGAACTCGGCATCGACGTCAAGATGGTCACCGGCGACCAGGTGGCCATCGGCCGCGAGATCGCCCGCCAGGTCGGCCTGGGCGCGCAGATTCTCGATGCCGCAATCCTGGACGGGGCCACCGACGATGACAATCTGGGCGCCCGGGTGGAAGCCACCGACGGGTTCGCGCAGGTCTTTCCCGAGCACAAGTACCACATCGTGCGGCTGTTGCAGGCCCGCGGGCACATCGTCGGGATGACCGGCGACGGGGTCAACGACGCACCCGCGCTCAAGCAGGCCGACGCGGGCATCGCGGTGGCCGGAGCCACCGATGCGGCCCGGGCCGCGGCCGATGTGGTCCTGCTGGCGCCGGGGTTGTCGGTGATCGTGACGGCCATCGGGCAGGCCCGCGAGATCTTTGCCCGGCTGACCAGTTATGCCACCTACCGCATCGCCGAAACCATCCGGGTGCTGCTGCTGATCACTCTGGCGGTCGTGTTCATGAACTTCTTCCCGGTCACCGCCGCGATGATCGTGTTCCTGGCGCTGCTCAACGACGGCGCGATCCTGTCCATCGCGTACGATCATGTGCGCGGCTCACCCAGGCCCGTCAAGTGGGACATGCGCGGTGTGCTGACCATCGCCACCGCGCTGGGCGTCATCGGTGTGGTCGCGACCTTTACGCTTTTCTTCCTCGCCGACAAGGTCTTTGGCCTCGACCACGACACGATCCGCACCATGATCTACCTCAAACTGTCGGTCGCCGGTCAGCTGACCATCTTCCTGACCCGCACCCGCGGCCCCTTCTGGTCTCGGCCCGCGCCCGCACGATTACTGTTGGGCGCCGTCATCACCGCGCAAACCATCGCCACCCTGATCGCCGTCTACGGTGTGGCGATGACCCCGCTCGGGTGGCGCTGGGCCGGCCTGGTGTGGGCCTACGCGGTCGTGTGGTTCCTGTTTAACGACCGGGTCAAGCTCGCCACTTACCACTGGCTCGATCACCATCCCCGCCGCGGACACCGAAACGTCCTGGCCCCCAAGCCCATTCGACGCCCCGCGAAAAGTCCGCCACACGGCACCGCGCCCATCATTGTGGGGCGTTAGGCTCGTGAGCTATGGCAAGGTCAGGTGCGTGGATGCGTGAACCGCTGACTGGTGAACCCGTGCGGCCGTTTCGCATCGAGGTCGCCGACGGCGTTCTGGAAGATCTGCGATCGCGCCTGGCGCGCACCCGGTGGCCCGAAGCCGAATGCGTGGACGACTGGAGCCAGGGCATGCCGCTGGCCTACACCCGCGAGTTGGCCGATTATTGGGCCAACGAATACGACTGGCGGTCCCGCGAGGCCGCGCTCAACCGCTTCGACCAGTTCATCACCGAAATCGACGGGCTGGACATCCATTTCATCCACCAGCGGTCGCCGCACGAGGACGCCTTCCCGCTGCTGATCACCCACGGCTGGCCCGGCTCAATTGTGGAGTTTCACAAGGTGATTGAGCCGCTGACCGATCCGACGGCCCACGGGGGCCGCGCCGAGGACGCTTTTCACGTCGTGTGCCCGTCGCTTCCCGGGTACGGGTTCTCCGGCAAGCCCGCCCGCACCGGCTGGGGCGTCGAAAGGATCGCCCGGGCCTGGGAGGCGCTCATGCTGCGCCTCGGTTACGACCGCTACGGCGCGCAGGGCGGCGACTGGGGTGCGGCCGTCACGACCCAGATCGGCCGAAACGGCAACCATTGCGCGGCCATCCATCTGAACATGCCGGTCGGCGCGCCGGGGGAGCTCGACAACCCCACCGAGGAGGAGAAGGCGGCCCTGGCCGCGCTGTCCCACCACCGGAAGTGGGGCACCGGCTATTCCAAGCAGCAGTCCACCCGGCCGCAAACGGTGGGCTACGGGCTGGTCGATTCGCCGGTGGGACAGCTGGCGTGGATCGTCGAGAAGTTCTGGGCCTGGGCGGATTGCGATGGGCATCCCGAGAACGCGTTCACCCGGGACGAGCTGCTCGACAACGTGATGCTCTACTGGGTGACCGGCACCGCCGCGTCCTCGGCCCGGTTGTATTGGGAGAGCTTCCGGGCGTGGAGGGGAGGGGCCCGTGTCGAGGTGCCCACGGGTGTGGCCGCTTTCCCCAAAGAGCTTCTGAAGGCGCCGCGGACGTGGTGTGAGCCGAGCTACAACATCACGCACTGGACCGACATGCCGCGCGGTGGCCATTTCGCCGCGTTCGAGCAACCGGAGCTGTTCGTCGGGGACCTGCGCGCGTTCTTCGCGACGGTGCGGTAAACACCCGACGCGCCGAGCGTGCGTGTCTGCACAGCGACACGCCGCTCGACGCGGCATTCTGTGCACGCTCGCGGTGTGGTGGCCCTAGACGATGCGGCGGCCCCGTCGCGCGCGGAATCGCATGTCCCACAGGTAAAGCCGATAGCCGAAGATCCACGCCCGGTGCGGAATCAGCCGATCGGCCACCCGCAGGGCGGCCAGGAGCCACTCGAACCGGCGCTGCTGCCCCCGCGACCAGTCCAGCTGCATCATCGCCCGAAACTCCGGGGCCAGGAAGCCCGTCGTCGCGAAGAGGTTGAACGGCCCCGCCAGCGCTCGCAACGGCCACGGCAGGAAAGCCACCGACGCCACCCCGCGCAGATGCCCGCGCACCGGCGGGTCGATGCGCGCCTCCTCGAGGGAGCGCTTCCAATACTCGTCGAACGCGGCCCGGTCCGGCGGCCACATCCGCTCGGGCACCTGCAGCGTGGTCCCCAACCGTTTGGCGTCGCGATAGACGGCGTCGGCGGTGTCGTCGTCGAGCGGGCCGTGCAAAAACTCGTGCTGGTCAACGAAATAGCGGTACAGGCAGGCGGCCACCCACAGCTGCAATTTGGGGTCGAACGCGTTGTAGGACACCGGGCTCGACGGCGTCGACCGCACCTGCCGATGCGCGACGTCGACGGCGTCGCGGATCAGGGCCCGGTCGGACTCGGTCCCGATGGTCGCGACCGCCAGGTAGGTGCCGGTCGTGCGGGCGCGCTTGAACGGATGCTTGTAGACATTGCCGCTGTCGACGGGGCTCTCCAGCACGCCGTAGCCGACGCCCGGCGACGACAGCTGCATGATCACGTTCGCGGCCGGTAACAGCAGCGCCGCCGGGTTCAGCAGGTCGGCGACCCGGGTTGCGGGCCGCTTCATCGCGAATCTCGCCCCATGGAATCGAGTAGACCACGTGTGAGACGCTGCCGGGGTGTTTGCGACGAGGATCGTCGGCGTGCTGGTCGGCTACCTGGCCGACCTCGCATTCGGCGACCCGCAACGGGGTCATCCCGTCGCGCTGTTCGGCCGGGCGGCCGCGGCACTGGAGCGCGTCACCTACCGCGACACCAGGATCGCGGGTGTGCTGCACGTCGGGCTGCTGGTCGGCGCGGTGACGGCGCTGGGTATTGCCCTCACGCCCCGGGGCCGGCCCTGGTCCGTGGCCGCCGCCACCTGGATATCGCTGGGGGGGACGTCGTTGGCGCGCACGGGGTTGGACATGTCGCGGCTGTTGGAGCGCGGCGACGTCGAGGCTTCGCGACGGCTCCTACCGTCGCTGTGTGGGCGCGACCCGGCGCGGCTGGATGGTGCGGGCCTGACGCGCGCGGCGCTGGAGTCGGTCGCGGAGAACACCTCGGACGCCCAGGTGGCGCCGCTGCTGTGGGCGGCGGTGGGCGGGGTTCCGGGGGTGCTGGCCTACCGCGGCATCAACACGCTCGATTCGATGGTCGGCCACCGCTCCCCGCGCTACATCCGATTCGGTTGGGCCGCCGCGCGATTGGATGATCTGGCCAACTACATCCCGGCCCGGGTAACCGCGGGGTTGGTGGCGGTATGCGCGCCCCTGGTCGGCGGCTCACCGTCGGGTGCGGTGCGGGCCTGGCGGAGGGACGCCGCCCGGCATCCCAGCCCCAACGCCGGTGTAATCGAGGCGGCCTTCGCCGGGGCGCTGGGTGTCCAGCTCGGCGGGCCCACGCATTACCACCACGAGATGCAGATCCGGCCCACCCTCGGCGACGGCCGAGAACCCACGGTGGCCGACCTGAACCGCGCGGTTGTTCTCTCGCGGGCGGTGCAGGCGGCCGCCGCGCTGGCGTGTGGGACGTTGATGACTCTGCGCCCACCAGGCAAAAGTGCGAGTAACCCCCGTGGTCAGCGCAGAATCAACGCGTCCCGCTACCGGCGACGGCCGTAGCGGTCGGCGAGCTTCTCCTCGACGGTCACCGGGGTTGCGGCAACGCGCTGCTTCTCCTGGCGACGGACCCGGATCTCGGAGTAGACGAAGTAGCCCAGCCCGATCGGCGCGAGGATGCCGAACGAAATCCACTGGATGCCGTAGGAGAGAAACGGTCCGGCGTCCAGGTGGGGGATGCCGATCACGCCGAGGCCGCCGGGTTGGTTGTCGACCAATTGCAGGTAGGACCCGGTGAGTGGGACCTTGGTCAACGCCGCGATTTGGTCGGTGTTGATCGAATACACCTGCTGCACAGCATCTCTGACGAACGGATCCTTGCCTGGAGCAATGGGCTCGGAGTCGCGCAGCCGTGCCGTGATGGTCACCGTGTCGACCGGCGGGCGGGCGATCGCAGGGACGTGTGACCCCTCCGGCCGGACGAAGCCGCGGTCGACCAGCACGGTGGGCCCGTCGTCGACGACAAACGGGGTGAGCACCTCGAACGCCGGGTCCCCCTCGACCACCCGCAACCGGGCCAGCACCTGCACGTCGGGCAGGTAGTGCCCGGTCGCGGTCACCCGGCGCCACTGCGCATCGGCGGCCGACGAATCCTGCTGGGGCAACATGGTTTTCAGCGGCACCGGCGGTGTGTTGAGAGAGTGCTCGATCTGCCGGTTCTCCCGTGACGTCCTGGTGTTCTTTCCCAACTGCCAGGGCGCGAGCACCATGAAGCACAGGTAGGTGAAGGCGATCACCACCAGCGCCAGCGCTATCCAGCCCGGCCGCAGCAGAAAAGCCAAACGCCGCATCAAGTCCCGCCGTTCCGGGCGAGTCGTTCGTCGACCCAGTCATGCAGGCCGGGTAGGGCGGCCGCGATGACGGTGAAAACCCTTTCGAAGTCCTCGGGGTCGCCGTAGTACGGGTCGTCGACGTCGAGGACGTGGGCACCCGAGCGCGGGTCGAACGACCGCAGCATGCGGATCCGGTCGTCGTCGACGCCCAGTTGCCGCAGCATCCGAACGTGGTTGCGGCCCAACGCCACCACCAGATCGGCCGACAGGTGGTCCTCGTCGAGCTGGGCGGCGCAATGGTCGGCGGAATAGCCGTGGGCGCGCAGCACACCGGCCGCCCGGTCGTCGGCGCAATTGCCGACGTGCCAATTGCCGGTGCCCGCGCTGGTCACCCGCACCACATCGCCCAGGCCGCGTCGCCGCAGCTGGTCGGCGAACATCTTCTCGGCCATCGGCGAACGGCAGATGTTGCCGGTGCAGACGAACGTGACATGCAATGCGTCAGACACCGAGCGCCCTCCGCAGCTCGTCGACCGTCGCGACATGCGTCACGTCGGCAAGGTCACCGAAGTCGTCCCGCCCGTAGCCCCAGCCGACCACGACGGTGTCGATGCCGTGCGCGGCCGCGCCGTGCACGTCGTGGCTGCGGTCGCCGACCATGAGCACGCGCTCGGGCAGCGGCGCCAATTGTTCCAACGCGTGGGCCAGCACGTCGGCCTTGGAGCTGCGGGTGCCGTCGGTGGTGGCGCCCGCGATCACCTCGAAATGCCGGTCGAGCCCGAAGTGGGCGAGGATGCGCCGGGCGGTGGGTTCCGCCTTGGAGGTGGCCACGGCCAGCCGGACGCCGGCGGCGCGCAGGTCGGCCAGCAGCGGCTCGACGCCGTCGAACAGGCTGTTCATCGCCCAGCCCCGGGTCGTGTAGTCGGCCCGATAGGCCGCGATCGCGTCTTCTCCGAGATCCATCGAACGGAAGGTCTCGTGCATGGGCGGGCCGACGATCCGCGCGGCCAGGTCGCCGTCGGGCACCGCGGCGCCGACGTGGCCGAGCGCGTGGCGGAAGCTGGCCACGATCCCCTCCGCCGAGTCGGTGAGCGTGCCGTCGAGGTCGAAGATCACCAGCTGGGCCTTGGTGACGCCAGGGCCGCGCGGAGAATCGACTCCGGCCGAGATCGTGTCTGTCACGATTCCCATTGTCCCTGACGGCTGGCCCGGACCTCCACGAATCCGGCCGCCGCGAAGTCCCGGTCGAAAGCTAAAGCCTCGCGCAGACGCCGGTCGCGCATGACGCGAAAACTTGTCGCGTCGACAAAGGAATACACCCGCTCATCGTCCTTACGGAGCCAGTCCCAGGCTGCGGCTTCTTGGTCCTCGCTAACCCGGTGCACGACGAGGCGTTCGGCGCTGCTCAGAGCATCGAGCCGGTCGAGAAAGGCCAGCGCGGTCCGGTGGCTGTCTTTTCGGCGCAGAAACGTCCAGGTCTCGCCGGCAACGAGGTTGGTTGTGAGGATTTGCTCAGACCGCCCCACCGCCCCGAGCATGGCGAGCGCGTCGCTGTGCCGAGCATCCCCGGGCAGCGCCCATGCCACCCACCAACCCGTGTCAGCGAATTTCACGTGCCATAGATGACATCGTCGATCTCGCCCGGTTCCACCGAGACACGGGCGGAGCCGAATCCGGCAAGCGAACGCCAAAGGTCGTCCTTGGGCTCGCCGAGCGGCGGCGAAAGGACGGCACCGAGTCCCAGCCGTATCAGCTCTGACTTGGAAATGCCACGTCGGCGTGCTTCGGCGGCGGCCAGCGCGTCGAGTTCTTCGGGGAGCGTGATCGTGACGGTCTTCACCGTCCCCACCATACATATCTGCCGTTACGTTGACTACATATAGCGGTTGTTGGCGGCTGGCCGCGGCATGGCCCCGCAGGCTCGGTGTGCTCTCGATGCCACGCTCGGTTGGCGGCGCACTAGTGTTTCACGGATGGCGACTCTCAACCCGAGCCCGCCAGCGGCGGCGCGCTATCACGGCGATCAGGCCGTCGCGCCCGGGATGCTCGATTTCGCCGTCAACGTCCGCCACGCGCAACCGCCGGAGTGGCTGCTGCGGCGGCTGGCCGCGCGGCTGCCCGACCTGGCCCGTTACCCGAGCCCCGACGACGTGCGCCGGGCCCAGGACGCGGCCGCCACACGACACGGCCGAACCCGCGATGAGGTGCTGCCGCTGGCCGGGGCGGCGGAGGGGTTCGCGCTGTTGCCCAACCTGCGTCCGGCGCGGGCGGCGATCCTCGCGCCGTCGTTCACGGAGCCGGCCGTGGCGCTGGGCGCGGCCGGGGTGCCCGTCGAGCATGTCGTCCTCGAGCCGCCGTTCCGCCTCGACGACGCGCGCGTGCCCGACGACGCCGACCTGGTCGTGGTGGGCAATCCGACCAACCCCACCTCGGTGTCGCACGCCCGCGAGCAGCTGCTCGCGTTGCGCCGGCCCGGCCGGATTCTGGTGGTCGACGAGGCGTTCGCCGATTCGATTCCCGGCGAGCCGGGGTCGTTGGCCGGCGATCCGCTGCCCGATGTGCTGGTGCTGCGTAGCCTGACCAAGACGTGGGCGCTGGCCGGGCTGCGGGTGGGCTACGCCCTGGGCTCACCGGAGGTGCTGGCCCGGTTGACCGGCCAGCGCGCGCACTGGCCGGTGGGCACGTTGCAACTGACGGCCATCGCGGCGTGCTGCGAGCCGCGGGCGGTCGCCGACGCCGCGGCCGGCGCGCTGCGGTTGGCCGAGGTGCGCGCCGAAATGGTGGCCGGCCTGGCGTCGGTGGACGCCGACGTGGTCGAGGGCCGGGCCCCGTTCGTCCTGTTCCGCACCCCGGACGCCGTCCGGCTGCGAAACGGCTTGGAGCGCAAGGGGATCGCCGTTCGACGGTGCGACACGTTCGTCGGTTTGGACGAGCGGTATCTGCGGGCGGCGGTGCGGCGCGAGTGGCCGCTGCTGGCCCGGGCGATCGCGGAGGTGCGCCGGTGAGCGTGCGGCTGGCCGACGTGATCGAGGTGCTGGACGAGGCGTACCCGCCGCGGCTTGCCCAGCCGTGGGATTCGGTCGGCCTGGTGTGCGGCGACCCCGACGACGCGCTGGACTCGGTGACCGTTGCGGTCGACGCGACGCCGGCGGTCGTCGACGAGGTTCCCGACGCCGGCCTGCTGCTGGCGCATCACCCGCTGCTGTTGCGCGGGGTCGACTCCGTGGCGGCCAGCACGCCGAAGGGTGCGCTCGTGCACCGCCTGATCCGAACCGGGCGTTCGCTGTTCACCGCCCACACCAACGCCGACTCCGCGTCACCGGGCGTGTCCGACGCGCTCGCCGACGCCCTTGGCCTCACCGTCGAAGAAGTGCTCGAACCCCTCACCGCCGCGGGCGATCTCGACAAGTGGGTCGTCTACGTGCCCCGCGAAAACGCGGAAGCGGTGCAGGCGGCGGTGTTCGAGGCCGGCGCCGGCCACATCGGCGACTACTCGCACTGCAGCTGGAGCGTCGGCGGCATCGGGCAGTTCCTCCCGCACGACGGGGCCACGCCCGCGGTGGGCAGCGTCGGGACGGTCGAGCGGGTGGCCGAGGACCGGTTCGAGGTCGTCGCGCCCGTGCGGGCCCGCGGCGCCGTGCTGGCGGCGATGCGCGCCGCCCACCCGTACGAGGAGCCCGCCTTCGACATCTTCGCGCTGGTGCCCCCGCCCAGTGACGCCGGGTTGGGCCGCATCGGTGTGCTGGCGCGCCCGGAGCCGTTGCGCAGCTTCGTGTCCCGGGTCGGGGCCGCGTTGCCGAAGACGTCGTGGGGCGTGCGCGCGGCGGGGGATCCCGACCTGCTCGTGTCGCGGGTCGCCGTCTGCGGCGGCGCCGGGGACTCGCTGCTGGCCGCCGCGGCCGGCGCGGACGTGCACGCCTATGTCACGGCCGATCTGCGGCACCATCCGGCCGACGAGCATCGCCGGGCCTCCAATGTGGCCCTGATCGACGTGGCGCACTGGGCGAGCGAATTCCCGTGGTGCGGGCAGGCCGCCGACATCCTGCGGTCCCGCTTCGGCGCGGCGCTGCCCGTGCGGGTGTGCACCATCCGCACCGACCCTTGGAATGTGGAGTGTCACGGCGACGGGGGAGGATCGTCATGAAAGTCGATGTAACACA
It includes:
- a CDS encoding helix-turn-helix domain-containing protein → MSAEVVETTTFVPDHPEELAPVLGFLAAHERRRGEVASPSYALVGVDEHDRIELPEDIHRALTKVVAALHAGKAVTIAPQTMTLTTQQAADLLGVSRPTVVRLINEDVLRAERIGNRHRLLLDDVLAYREERRNRQYDALAATSMDINSDDDPDVIRKQLRQARRAVAARRRNAVTPS
- a CDS encoding SDR family NAD(P)-dependent oxidoreductase; translation: MTTTPAKYGQFAVITGASSGLGAEFAAQLADAGFNLVLVARRRDRLDALANHLGSQRQVLAIPLDLAAPGAVDELVARTRALDVGLVVAAAGTMVAGRFVDNDYAAESQSVQLNVLALMQLAHRYGAMMATRGRGGLILVASTVGHAAVPFSANYAATKAYVSSLGRALHYELKSSGVDVLTLAPGPTDTEGLRETEGIDFGALPMPMMTSTAVVRTALKKLGRRSLVIPGAMNRMADVLCHLLPRSVMTAMFGRMLFKAMAAGPAAAPTSGIDSQRQGRAS
- a CDS encoding TetR/AcrR family transcriptional regulator, with the protein product MGPVNSRSTTRKPYQSRLRAQQAAATRQLVLDAATRLFIEHGYAATSIDAIADAAGVGRSTVFAAAGGKPWLLKTAYDRAIVGDDEPVPLRERPQVRRLFELTDPARIVDGYTRILAEGAQRVSAIYQVVASAAGCDPEVHQLWVTLSDERFVGAGQIADLIAKRGGLRRGLSRSAARDIVWVYNDPGLHHALVVSRGWALKRYRDWIADSLRHNLLG
- a CDS encoding plasma-membrane proton-efflux P-type ATPase → MDATDKVTELPLSQLLAELDSSAAGLTAAEAVQRLQRYGPNEIAEHHRNPVVEFLGYFWAPIPWMIEVALALSVAARHWTDAIIIGVLLAMNGLVAYFEEHQAANAIAALKQRLASAARVLRDGAWVTVAVRELVPGDVVRVRLGDVMPADLRVLDDVTLEVDQSAMTGESLAVSRGQGQSLYSGSVLVRGEADALVSATGASSYMGKTTALVESAGTVSHFQRAVLRIANYLIVIAVALVTLTVAVSLVRGNPALQTLEFALVVTIASIPVALPAVLSVTMAVGARQLAHQEAVVSHLPAVEELGGIDLLCSDKTGTLTQNRLAVAARWTAQGVSDDELLAVAALASRAEDNDLIDLAVLAAANQRPAAQVDQFTPFDPVSKRTEALVRDSDGHTFRVSKGAPQVIAALCDGDGAAAQVDGVVERFATHGHRSLGVARSDGDGSWRLMGVLGLADPPRDDSAATISAAKELGIDVKMVTGDQVAIGREIARQVGLGAQILDAAILDGATDDDNLGARVEATDGFAQVFPEHKYHIVRLLQARGHIVGMTGDGVNDAPALKQADAGIAVAGATDAARAAADVVLLAPGLSVIVTAIGQAREIFARLTSYATYRIAETIRVLLLITLAVVFMNFFPVTAAMIVFLALLNDGAILSIAYDHVRGSPRPVKWDMRGVLTIATALGVIGVVATFTLFFLADKVFGLDHDTIRTMIYLKLSVAGQLTIFLTRTRGPFWSRPAPARLLLGAVITAQTIATLIAVYGVAMTPLGWRWAGLVWAYAVVWFLFNDRVKLATYHWLDHHPRRGHRNVLAPKPIRRPAKSPPHGTAPIIVGR
- a CDS encoding epoxide hydrolase family protein, which produces MRPFRIEVADGVLEDLRSRLARTRWPEAECVDDWSQGMPLAYTRELADYWANEYDWRSREAALNRFDQFITEIDGLDIHFIHQRSPHEDAFPLLITHGWPGSIVEFHKVIEPLTDPTAHGGRAEDAFHVVCPSLPGYGFSGKPARTGWGVERIARAWEALMLRLGYDRYGAQGGDWGAAVTTQIGRNGNHCAAIHLNMPVGAPGELDNPTEEEKAALAALSHHRKWGTGYSKQQSTRPQTVGYGLVDSPVGQLAWIVEKFWAWADCDGHPENAFTRDELLDNVMLYWVTGTAASSARLYWESFRAWRGGARVEVPTGVAAFPKELLKAPRTWCEPSYNITHWTDMPRGGHFAAFEQPELFVGDLRAFFATVR
- a CDS encoding oxygenase MpaB family protein yields the protein MKRPATRVADLLNPAALLLPAANVIMQLSSPGVGYGVLESPVDSGNVYKHPFKRARTTGTYLAVATIGTESDRALIRDAVDVAHRQVRSTPSSPVSYNAFDPKLQLWVAACLYRYFVDQHEFLHGPLDDDTADAVYRDAKRLGTTLQVPERMWPPDRAAFDEYWKRSLEEARIDPPVRGHLRGVASVAFLPWPLRALAGPFNLFATTGFLAPEFRAMMQLDWSRGQQRRFEWLLAALRVADRLIPHRAWIFGYRLYLWDMRFRARRGRRIV